CGGCGGGCAGCGCGGCGGCGTTCGTGCCGTGGGCCTGGGTCGTAGCGGTGGGTGAGCTGCAGCCTCCGAGGAGGGCGAGCAGGACGCCGGCGAGCAGTACGGTGGTCCGCTTGGTGCGGCAGGTCGTCGGATGCATCAGATCAGCAGCTCCGTGGTCGTCACCGCGCGCAGGCCGCGGCGTTGGAGGTCGTCGAGGAGGGCGGGCAGTGCCGTGACCGTGTCCGCGTGGCCGAAGTGCAGGCTCACCACCGATCCGCGCCGGATCTGTCCGGTGACATTGCGGACGACGGCCAAGGCACCGGGCGAGGTGAAGTCGAGGGAGTCGACGTCGTACGAGAGGACGTGCGGGTAGCCCGCCCGGGCGGCGAGCCGGGTGACCAGGAGGGTCGCGTCCTTCGTACGGGATGGACGGAACCAGGTGCCGATGGATCCGGTGAGGCGCCGCAGCCGTTCGGCACAGTCGGCGATCTCGGCGTATGCCTCGGCCTCGGACATCTGGGAGATGCCCAGATGGCGCTGGGTGTGATTCCCGAGTTCGTGGCCGCCGTCGAGGATCCGTCGGGCGAGGTGGGGGTAACGGTCGAGCCAGCTGCCGACGGCGAGCACGGTGATGCGGGCGCCGACGCGTTCGGCCTCGGTGAGTGCGGCTGTGGCGATGGCCGGATCGCCGTGGCCATGGAAGGTCAGGGCGACCAGGTCACGGTCGCGCGGGCCGTGGGTGATCTGGGCGGGCTGTCCGGGAAGGCGGCGCGGTGCGGGGGCGGGAGAGGCACTGCGGGCCGGCGGGGTGGGGGCGGCCGGTGGCGCCGGTGCGGCACGGCCGTCGGAGCAGCTCGTGGCGAGGGCGCTCGCGGCGACGGCCCCCGCTCCGGCGAGCAGTGCGCTGCGGCGGTCGATCGAGGTCACGGGAATGCACAGTAGGCGCGAAATGAGTGAAAGATAACGATTGACCTAATCCAGGACGCTCACAGGTCGTCACCGGCCATCCACCGCAAGGATGAAGTCGATCATTGAAACACTCGCCAAAATGCATGTTCATGCACTATTTTTTTAGGCAGGTGGCCCATCTCACCTACGATTCACTATGGATATACGGCTATTTGTCAGCTATGCCCCATTCTCGACTTCTGGCGACGTCGCCCCCCGTCTGCCATAGTCAGTGGCACGACCCCCCTTTGACCCGGGCCAGGTCGTCGTAAGCCGCCGTGGATACACCCCCCAATCCATGGCGCTCCGCGGAAGCCCCCGCCGAGGGGGCTTCTGTGTTTCCGCGTCAGCGGTCGGAGACGCGCATCTCGAACCAGGTGGTCTTGCCGCGCGGCAGCAGATCCACGCCCCACCGGTCGGAGAGCTTGTCGACAAGAAACAGCCCGCGGCCGCTGGTGTCCATCTCCTGGACCGGCATCAGACAGGGCAGACCGCGCGAAGGGTCGCGGACCTCGATCCTGATCCAGCCGCGGCGGCGCAGTATCCGCAATCCGAAGACCCGGGCGCCGGTGTGCCGCACGGCGTTGCCGACGAGCTCGGAGACCAGTAAAACCGCGTGCTCGGCGGTCTGGGCGGACAGCGCCCACTGGCGCAGCACCACGCACTGGGTCAACCGCCGTGCGGTGGCAGCGGATTCGGGGCGGGAGGGAAGCTTGACTTCATCTTCCGTGGGGTTGCCGAACAACTCGAGCGCCTTCAGCGCCTGTTCGTCCTCGACGGCAGGCACCCACCCCACTGCGGTAGCGCTGCCGCGCTGCCGAGGTTGCTCCACACCTTCGAGGCCCGCCATGCCCCCATCATGGCCGTAACAGGCGGCCTCCGGGGCCGTTCCGGGGGAATGAGGCCCCCGGAATCGGCCGTCCCGCAGTGAGCATTTGGCATATGACTGTGGCCGCATGCGGACGCGGATACCCGCCTTGAGCTGCATTGACTCTCTGCTTACGAGTGATCGCCAAGTGCAGTCGACCCAGGGCGACTTAAGACTGTCTTAAGGCTCGGCTAAGCCACACACAGGGTTGACGCCCGGCACGGAAGAGTCCAACCGGCCGAGATTCAGAGGAACTTGGCCTTACCGGGGCCCTCCTCCACAAAGCTGCGCATCCCGCGCTCGCGGTCTTCTGTCGCGAACAGGCCCGCGAACCAGTTGCGTTCGATGGCGAGCCCGGTCTCGATGTCCGTCTCCAGACCCGCGTCGATGCACTCCTTGGCGGCACGCAGCGCCATCGCGGGCCCCTGCGCGAGCTTCGCGGCCCAGGCGTGCGCCTGCTCGTACACCTCGTCGGCGGGGACCACGCGGTCCACCAGACCAAGGGCCAGGGCCTCGTCCGCCTTGACCATCCGGCCGGTGAAAATCAGGTCCTTGGCCTTGGAAGGGCCGATCAGCCGCGAGAGCCGCTGGGTACCGCCGGCGCCCGGGATCAGTCCGAGCAGGATCTCCGGCTGGCCCAGCTTCGCGTTGTCCGCGGCGATCCTGAAGTCGGCGCAGAGCGCCAGCTCACAGCCGCCGCCCAGCGCATAGCCGGTGACGGCGGCGACGACGGGCTTGGGGATGCGGGTGACGGCGGTGAAGGAGTCCTGCAGGCCCCGGGACCGTACGACCATCGCCGTGTGGTCCATGGCCTGCATCTCCTTGATGTCCGCGCCGGCCGCGAACACCTTCTCGCCGCCGTACAGAATCACGGCTCGTACGTCCTCGCGGCGGGTCGCCTCCTCGGCGAGCTCGCGCAGCCGGTCCTGGATGGCGATGTCCAGTGCGTTCATCGGCGGGCGGTCGAGACGGATGGTGCCGACGCCTTCGGAGACCTCAAGAGAAACAGTCATGCCCAGCAGGTTAGCCGCCGTTAACGACGAAGGGCCCGGGGCTGTGCGGAGGTCTGGGGGTATCGCCCCAGAAAATCCGCCGGCACCGGACCCTTGCGTGAAAGAGTTACTTGATCCACTCCGCCCAGGACAGGTTCCAGCCGTTGAGGCCGTTCTCCGGAGAGATCTGCTTGTCCTTGGAGTTCTGCACGATCACCACGTCGCCGATGACCGAGTTGTCGTAGAACCAGGCCGCCGGGGTACCGCCGTCTCCCGCGCCGCGGGCGTCGCGCAGCCCGACACAGCCGTGGCTGACGTTCGCCGAACCGAAGGTGTCCGACGGCGCCCAGTAGTTGCCGTGGACGAAGGTGCCCGAGTTGGACAGGCGCATCGCGTGCGGCACGTCCTTGATGTCGTACTCGCCGCCGAAGCCGACGGTGGCGCCGTTCATACGGGTCACCTCGTACTTCTCACTGATCACCATCTGGCCGTTGTACGTCGTGGTCGACGGTGCGCCGGCGGTGATGGGGATGTCCTTGATCTGCTTGCCGTCCCGGACGACCTTCATCCGGTGGGACTTCGCGTCCACGGTGGAGACCTGACTGCGGCCGATGGTGAACTTCACCGTCTTGGTCTGCTTGCCGTACACCCCGGGGCGGCCCTCGACGCCGTCCAGGTTGAGCTTCACGGTCACCTTGGTGCCCGCGGCCCAGTACTTCTCCGGGCGGAAGTCGAGACGGTCGTTGCCGAACCAGTGGCCCTCGATCGGCACGGACGGCTCGGCCGTCACCTTGATGGCCTTCTCGACGGCCGCCGGGTCCGTGATGCCACGGGTGAAGTTGATCGAGACCGGCATCCCGACGCCGACCGTCGAACCGTCTTCGGGGGTGTACTGCCCGATGAAGGTGTTCTGCGGGACGAGCGTGGTGAAGCTCGTGTCCTTCGCGGACTCGCGGCCCTCCGCGTCCTTGGCGACGGCGTGCACCTTGTACTTGGTGGAGCCGGCCAGATGCTGCAGCGGCTGCCAACTGCCGCCGTCCGCGGAGATCTTGCCCTCGACCGCGGCGCCCTTGTCGTCCTGGACGGTGACCGTGGTCAGCTTGCCCTTCGCGGCGCTGACCTTCAGCGCGCCGCTGGTGGCGACCGAGGAGGCGCCGTCCTTGGGCGCGATGGTCACCACCGCCTGGGAGGCCGCGTTCGCGACCTTCCCGCTGTCGCTCTTGCCCTTGTCGTCGCTGGCCTTGCCGTCCCCGCCCCCACAGGCCGTGACCAGCAGCAGCGCGGCGCCAAGCACCAGAGCCGGAAGAGCGGCGCCCCCGCGCCGTCGTATCCGCCCCGCCCCGGCCGACGCCCCCGATATCGGCTGCCCGTTCACCATGGTCTCCCCTCGCACGGCCTGGCCCCGCCACGGCCCGCACCCCCGCGCGCCTCACGCACGCACGGCGCTAGATAATCACACCCCTGGTTGTTGAATGTCCCCGTGAATGTCACCGTTCAGTCCCAACTGTCCGGCGAGCTCAACTGATAGGGGTACGGGCCCGGCAGGTCAGCGAGGGTCAGTGGAGTGCGGAGCCCGCCATCCAGGCGTCCCAGGCCAGGTTCCAGCCGCCGAGACCATTGGCCGGATCGACCTTTTTGTCCTTCGAGTTGACGACCTCGACCACATCGCCGATCAGGGTCCGGTCGAAGAACCAGCCCGCCGGGGCGTCCGCGCTGCCGCCTTTCTCGTCGCGCAGGCCGACACAGCCGTGGGAGACGTTCGCCGAGCCGAAGGTCTCGGGCGCGGCCCAGTAGTTGCCGTGGATGAAGGTGCCCGAGTCGGTCAGGCGCATCGCGTGCGGCACATCCTTGATGTCGTACTCGCCCTTGCCGTCCTTCTTCTTGAAGCCGACCGTCGCGCCGTTCATCCTGGTCACGTCGTACATCTCCGAGACGACCATCTTCCCGTTGTACGTGGTCGCCTTGGGCGCCCCGGCCGTGATCGGCACCATCGCGAGGACTCCGCCGTCGCGCCGTACCTCCATGGTGTGCGCCGCCGCGTCGACCCGGGAGACCTGTGAGCGGCCGACCGTGAAGGAGACG
This window of the Streptomyces sp. SLBN-118 genome carries:
- a CDS encoding polysaccharide deacetylase family protein, whose product is MTSIDRRSALLAGAGAVAASALATSCSDGRAAPAPPAAPTPPARSASPAPAPRRLPGQPAQITHGPRDRDLVALTFHGHGDPAIATAALTEAERVGARITVLAVGSWLDRYPHLARRILDGGHELGNHTQRHLGISQMSEAEAYAEIADCAERLRRLTGSIGTWFRPSRTKDATLLVTRLAARAGYPHVLSYDVDSLDFTSPGALAVVRNVTGQIRRGSVVSLHFGHADTVTALPALLDDLQRRGLRAVTTTELLI
- a CDS encoding ATP-binding protein, which encodes MAGLEGVEQPRQRGSATAVGWVPAVEDEQALKALELFGNPTEDEVKLPSRPESAATARRLTQCVVLRQWALSAQTAEHAVLLVSELVGNAVRHTGARVFGLRILRRRGWIRIEVRDPSRGLPCLMPVQEMDTSGRGLFLVDKLSDRWGVDLLPRGKTTWFEMRVSDR
- a CDS encoding Ig-like domain-containing protein; protein product: MNGQPISGASAGAGRIRRRGGAALPALVLGAALLLVTACGGGDGKASDDKGKSDSGKVANAASQAVVTIAPKDGASSVATSGALKVSAAKGKLTTVTVQDDKGAAVEGKISADGGSWQPLQHLAGSTKYKVHAVAKDAEGRESAKDTSFTTLVPQNTFIGQYTPEDGSTVGVGMPVSINFTRGITDPAAVEKAIKVTAEPSVPIEGHWFGNDRLDFRPEKYWAAGTKVTVKLNLDGVEGRPGVYGKQTKTVKFTIGRSQVSTVDAKSHRMKVVRDGKQIKDIPITAGAPSTTTYNGQMVISEKYEVTRMNGATVGFGGEYDIKDVPHAMRLSNSGTFVHGNYWAPSDTFGSANVSHGCVGLRDARGAGDGGTPAAWFYDNSVIGDVVIVQNSKDKQISPENGLNGWNLSWAEWIK
- a CDS encoding enoyl-CoA hydratase/isomerase family protein, which gives rise to MTVSLEVSEGVGTIRLDRPPMNALDIAIQDRLRELAEEATRREDVRAVILYGGEKVFAAGADIKEMQAMDHTAMVVRSRGLQDSFTAVTRIPKPVVAAVTGYALGGGCELALCADFRIAADNAKLGQPEILLGLIPGAGGTQRLSRLIGPSKAKDLIFTGRMVKADEALALGLVDRVVPADEVYEQAHAWAAKLAQGPAMALRAAKECIDAGLETDIETGLAIERNWFAGLFATEDRERGMRSFVEEGPGKAKFL